In Rhodamnia argentea isolate NSW1041297 chromosome 11, ASM2092103v1, whole genome shotgun sequence, one genomic interval encodes:
- the LOC115735981 gene encoding uncharacterized protein LOC115735981 isoform X2 gives MAGRCGSLSRSLISSARASASPFRSSPPLSRPLRPPPVASPRLQSRRLSFAAPSRLMGELGCTQSLLPLHCTPRLTSHLSVDVRACCELYHGT, from the exons ATGGCTGGGCGCTGTGGATCGCTTTCTCGCTCCCTGATTTCGTCGGCGAGGGCTTCCGCCTCCCCGTTTCGCTCGTCGCCGCCTCTCTCCCGCCCCCTCCGCCCGCCTCCCGTGGCTTCGCCGCGCCTTCAGTCTCGCCGCCTCTCCTTCGCCGCTCCCAG TAGGCTCATGGGTGAACTAGGATGCACTCAGTCTCTTCTGCCTCTGCATTGCACTCCCAGGCTTACGTCACACCTCAGTGTAGATGTGCGAGCATGCTGCGAGCTGTATCACG GTACTTGA
- the LOC115735981 gene encoding uncharacterized protein LOC115735981 isoform X3 → MAGRCGSLSRSLISSARASASPFRSSPPLSRPLRPPPVASPRLQSRRLSFAAPRLMGELGCTQSLLPLHCTPRLTSHLSVDVRACCELYHGT, encoded by the exons ATGGCTGGGCGCTGTGGATCGCTTTCTCGCTCCCTGATTTCGTCGGCGAGGGCTTCCGCCTCCCCGTTTCGCTCGTCGCCGCCTCTCTCCCGCCCCCTCCGCCCGCCTCCCGTGGCTTCGCCGCGCCTTCAGTCTCGCCGCCTCTCCTTCGCCGCTCCCAG GCTCATGGGTGAACTAGGATGCACTCAGTCTCTTCTGCCTCTGCATTGCACTCCCAGGCTTACGTCACACCTCAGTGTAGATGTGCGAGCATGCTGCGAGCTGTATCACG GTACTTGA
- the LOC115735981 gene encoding uncharacterized protein LOC115735981 isoform X1, with product MAGRCGSLSRSLISSARASASPFRSSPPLSRPLRPPPVASPRLQSRRLSFAAPRLMGELGCTQSLLPLHCTPRLTSHLSVDVRACCELYHGTFCRTCQDR from the exons ATGGCTGGGCGCTGTGGATCGCTTTCTCGCTCCCTGATTTCGTCGGCGAGGGCTTCCGCCTCCCCGTTTCGCTCGTCGCCGCCTCTCTCCCGCCCCCTCCGCCCGCCTCCCGTGGCTTCGCCGCGCCTTCAGTCTCGCCGCCTCTCCTTCGCCGCTCCCAG GCTCATGGGTGAACTAGGATGCACTCAGTCTCTTCTGCCTCTGCATTGCACTCCCAGGCTTACGTCACACCTCAGTGTAGATGTGCGAGCATGCTGCGAGCTGTATCACGGTACCTTCTGCCGTACTTGTCAGGATCGCTAG
- the LOC115735593 gene encoding alpha-L-fucosidase 2-like has translation MERTDDSEPLKVTFNGPAKDFTDAAPIGNGRLGAMVWGGVPSELLQLNEDTLWTGIPGNYTNPNVLVVMAEVRKLVDDGEYADASAAAVNMLGNPSEVYQLLGDLKLDFDYLHLTYDEETYSRELDLKTATVRVGYSVGEIQFSREYFSSYPDQVIVMKLSASKSGYVSFTVSLDSQLRHHSYVNGSSQIIMEGACPGKRIPPEVNDNDPKGIQFCSILDLNISDESGMISVLDGKKLKVEGSDWAILHLVAASSFNGPLVDPSYSKKDPNADAVLALETIRNLSYPELYARHLSDYQTLFQRVSLKLKKSSSSTCVTGFTSPETGEPSSVTCLYNKGSGSGRISTADRIRSFAIDEDPYLLELLFHFGRYLLISCSRPGTQVSNLQGIWNKDIAPVWDCAPHLNINLQMNYWPCLPCNLVECQEPLFDFLSSLSINGIKTAEVNYEARGWVVHHQTDIWAKSSTIPGKAKYAVWPMGGAWLCTHLWEHYTYTMDKDFLKNKVYPLFEGCATFLLDWLIEGRDGYLETNPSTSPEHNFIAPDGRTACVSYSTIMDVMIITEVFSAVVAAAEVLGYSEIDLVDKVRKAQTRLRPITVAMDGSIMEWALDFQDPEVQHRHLSHLFGLFPGHTMTLEGTPGLCTAAIKSLYKRGVDGPGWSTTWKVALWARLHDSEHAYQMVKHLITLVDPDHEVSFRGGLYSNLFTAHPPFQIDANFGFIAAVAEMLVQSTVKDLYLLPALPRDKWGNGWVKGLKARGGVTVNISWSDGDLHEVDVWSEDQNTLQTLHYRGNSVKVDIASRRIYTFNGQLRLLKTSSL, from the exons ATGGAGCGCACGGACGATTCTGAGCCGTTGAAAGTGACGTTCAATGGGCCCGCCAAGGACTTCACCGATGCTGCTCCGATCGGCAATGGCAGGCTCGGAGCCATGGTGTGGGGTGGCGTTCCCTCAGAACTTCTCCAACTCAACG AGGATACTCTCTGGACTGGGATTCCAGGCAACTACACTAATCCTAATGTACTGGTGGTTATGGCCGAGGTCAGGAAGCTCGTGGACGATGGTGAATATGCTGATGCTTCTGCAGCAGCAGTCAATATGTTAGGAAATCCATCTGAA GTCTACCAGCTCCTTGGGGACCTCAAGCTGGACTTTGATTATCTCCATCTTACATATGACGAAGAAACATATAGCAGGGAACTAGACTTGAAAACTGCTACCGTGAGAGTTGGATATTCTGTAGGCGAAATACAATTCTCAAGGGAGTACTTTTCATCTTATCCTGACCAAGTTATTGTGATGAAACTATCTGCAAGCAAATCAGGATATGTTTCATTTACAGTGTCTCTAGATAGCCAGTTACGCCATCATTCATACGTCAACGGAAGTAGCCAAATCATTATGGAGGGGGCTTGTCCTGGTAAAAGAATTCCCCCAGAAGTAAATGACAATGATCCCAAGGGAATTCAGTTTTGCAGCATTCTTGATCTGAATATTAGTGATGAGAGTGGCATGATAAGTGTCTTGGATGGCAAAAAATTGAAGGTTGAGGGTTCAGATTGGGCTATTCTGCACTTAGTGGCTGCTTCTTCGTTTAATGGACCTCTAGTAGATCCTTCATATTCTAAAAAGGATCCCAATGCAGATGCAGTCCTTGCACTCGAAACTATAAGAAACCTTTCATACCCTGAGCTCTATGCACGCCATTTAAGTGACTACCAAACCCTTTTCCAACGTGTTTCACTCAAGCTTAAGAAAAGTTCCAGCTCTACCTGTGTCACAGGATTCACGTCTCCTGAGACTGGTGAACCGTCTTCAGTGACTTGTCTATACAATAAGGGGAGCGGCAGTGGTAGAATATCTACTGCTGATAGGATTAGGTCTTTTGCAATTGATGAAGATCCTTATCTTCTGGAGTTGTTATTCCATTTCGGTCGTTATTTACTTATTTCTTGCTCGAGGCCTGGAACCCAAGTGTCAAATCTACAAGGAATCTGGAACAAGGATATTGCACCAGTTTGGGA TTGCGCTCCCCACTTGAACATCAATCTTCAGATGAACTATTGGCCTTGCCTTCCCTGCAATCTTGTTGAGTGCCAGGAgcctttgtttgattttctttcctctttgtcCATCAATGGGATTAAAACTGCAGAG GTTAACTATGAAGCCAGAGGTTGGGTTGTCCATCACCAAACTGACATATGGGCCAAGTCATCGACAATTCCAGGTAAAGCTAAGTATGCTGTCTGGCCAATGGGAGGCGCATGGCTTTGCACACATCTCTGGGAGCACTATACGTATACAATGGACAAG GACTTCCTTAAAAATAAGGTGTATCCTCTGTTTGAAGGATGCGCAACTTTCCTGTTGGACTGGTTGATTGAAGGACGTGATGGGTATCTCGAAACCAACCCATCAACATCTCCAGAACACAACTTTATTGCTCCCGATGGAAGGACTGCTTGTGTGAGCTACTCAACAATAATGGACGTGATGATCATAACCGAAGTGTTCTCTGcagttgttgctgctgctgag GTTCTTGGGTATTCCGAAATCGATCTAGTTGATAAAGTGCGGAAGGCTCAGACAAGACTTCGTCCAATAACAGTAGCCATGGATGGTTCTATCATGGAATGG GCCCTAGATTTTCAGGATCCAGAGGTGCAACATCGTCATCTTTCACACCTGTTTGGCCTGTTTCCGGGGCACACAATGACTTTGGAAGGAACTCCTGGTCTCTGCACTGCTGCCATTAAATCACTCTATAAAAGAG GAGTGGATGGTCCAGGATGGTCTACAACGTGGAAAGTCGCTCTCTGGGCACGTCTCCATGACAGTGAGCATGCTTATCAGATGGTCAAGCATTTGATTACCTTGGTGGATCCAGATCATGAGGTGTCCTTCCGGGGAGGATTATATAGTAACTTATTTACTGCACATCCTCCTTTCCAGATTGATGCTAACTTCGG ATTTATAGCGGCGGTTGCGGAAATGCTCGTGCAGAGCACAGTGAAGGATCTGTACTTGCTTCCTGCGCTTCCCCGGGACAAATGGGGAAACGGTTGGGTGAAGGGACTGAAAGCGCGTGGAGGGGTCACAGTCAACATCAGCTGGAGCGATGGAGACCTCCACGAAGTTGATGTCTGGTCCGAGGACCAGAACACTCTTCAGACGCTGCACTACAGGGGAAATTCAGTGAAAGTAGACATTGCATCTCGTAGGATCTACACATTCAATGGACAGTTGAGACTCCTGAAGACGTCCTCGCTTTAG
- the LOC115735591 gene encoding alpha-L-fucosidase 2-like isoform X2, whose protein sequence is MDPLIIGSDSSRWALRQTVIVLLSREFVRSCHVSFSAIIVRSFFGTMTCSFSFGGAKEVPRASYLTVASSSLPSQLALATGSSATVGPSKRGSILMERTDESEPLKVTFSGPAKHFTDAAPIGNGRLGAMVWGGVASELLQLNEDTLWTGTPGNYTDPHVPAALVHVRKLVDDGEYADATAAAVNLLGNPSEAYQLLGDLKLDFDDLHLTYTEQTYSRELDLDTATVRVGYYVGNVGFSREYFSSYPDQVIVMKISASKSGCVSFTVSLDSQLHYRSYVKGSSQIIMEGACPGKRIPPEVNDSDPKGIQFCSILDLKISEENGMVSVLDDKKLKVEASDWAILRLVAASSFDGPLTNPIDSKKDPTADAVHALKSIQNLSYLELYARHLSDYQNLFRRVSLKLRKSSSSSSAMGRASLATSEPSSITGLCNKENETGKISTADRIKSFAIDEDPFLVELLFQFGRYLLISCSRPGTQVANLQGIWNKDIAPKWDSAPHLNINLEMNYWPCLPCNLAECQEALFDFLSSLSVNGSKTAEVNYGARGWVIHHKTDIWAKSSPVSGEVVWAMWAMGGAWLCTHLWEHYKYTMDKEFLMDKAYPLLEGCALFLLDWLIEGPDGYLETNPSTSPEHSFIAPDGRPASVSYSTTMDMAIIKEVFSGVVAAAEVLGYSNGDLVNKVRKAQTRLRPIKLAMDGSIMEWAQDFKDPEIHHRHLSHLFGLFPGHTITLELTPDLCTAAAKSLYKRGEDGPGWSTTWKIALWARLYSSEHAYRMVKHLITLVDPDHEVSFHGGLYSNLFAAHPPFQIDANFGFIAAVSEMLVQSTVKDLYLLPALPRDKWGNGWVKGLKARGGVTVNIRWSDGDLNEVDVWSKDWISLHKLHYKGTSVTVDIASHTVYTFDGRLRLMKTCSL, encoded by the exons ATGGATCCACTAATCATCGGATCGGATTCGTCCCGATGGGCGCTCCGACAAACGGTCATTGTCCTCCTCTCACGAGAATTTGTCCGATCATGTCATGTCTCGTTCTCAGCAATT ATTGTACGTAGCTTCTTCGGGACGATGACGTGCTCTTTCTCCTTCGGAGGTGCAAAAGAAGTTCCACGTGCTTCATACCTTACGGTCGCCTCGTCCTCACTTCCTTCTCAACTAGCACTGGCCACTGGGTCTTCTGCGACCGTAGGGCCGAGCAAGAGAGGCTCTATCTTGATGGAGCGTACGGACGAGTCTGAGCCATTGAAGGTCACTTTCAGTGGACCCGCCAAGCATTTCACCGATGCTGCTCCGATCGGCAATGGCAGGCTCGGAGCCATGGTGTGGGGTGGCGTGGCCTCGGAACTTCTCCAGCTCAACG AGGATACTCTCTGGACTGGGACTCCGGGGAATTACACTGATCCTCATGTACCAGCAGCGTTAGTACATGTCAGGAAGCTCGTGGATGATGGTGAATATGCTGATGCTACTGCGGCAGCAGTCAATTTGCTAGGAAATCCTTCTGAA GCTTACCAACTTCTTGGGGACCTCAAGCTCGATTTTGATGATCTCCATCTTACATACACTGAACAAACATATAGCAGGGAACTAGATTTGGATACTGCTACTGTGAGAGTTGGATATTATGTAGGTAATGTAGGATTCTCAAGGGAGTATTTTTCATCTTATCCTGACCAAGTTATTGTGATGAAAATATCTGCAAGCAAATCAGGATGTGTTTCATTTACAGTGTCTCTAGACAGCCAGTTACACTATCGTTCATATGTCAAGGGAAGTAGCCAAATTATTATGGAGGGGGCTTGTCCTGGTAAAAGAATTCCCCCAGAAGTAAATGATAGTGATCCCAAAGGAATTCAGTTTTGCAGCATTCTTGATCTAAAGATTAGTGAGGAGAATGGCATGGTAAGTGTCTTGGAtgacaaaaaattgaaagttgaggCCTCAGATTGGGCTATTCTGCGCCTAGTGGCTGCTTCTTCGTTTGATGGACCTCTAACAAACCCTATAGATTCTAAAAAAGATCCCACTGCAGATGCAGTTCATGCACTAAAATCAATACAAAACCTTTCATACCTTGAGCTCTATGCACGCCATTTGAGTGACTACCAGAACCTTTTCCGACGTGTTTCACTTAAGTTAAGGAAAAGTTCCAGCTCTTCTAGTGCCATGGGACGTGCGTCTCTAGCAACTAGTGAACCTTCTTCAATTACTGGTCTTTGCAATAAGGAGAATGAGACTGGTAAAATATCTACTGCTGATAGGATTAAGTCTTTTGCAATTGATGAAGACCCTTTTCTGGTGGAGTTGCTATTCCAATTTGGTCGTTATTTACTTATTTCTTGCTCAAGGCCTGGAACCCAGGTGGCAAATCTACAAGGAATTTGGAACAAGGATATTGCACCAAAATGGGA TTCCGCTCCTCACTTGAACATCAATCTTGAAATGAACTATTGGCCTTGCCTTCCCTGCAATCTTGCTGAGTGCCAGGAggctttgtttgattttctttcctctttatcAGTGAATGGGAGTAAAACTGCAGAA GTTAACTATGGGGCAAGAGGTTGGGTCATACACCATAAAACTGACATATGGGCAAAGTCATCGCCGGTTTCAGGTGAAGTTGTGTGGGCAATGTGGGCAATGGGTGGCGCATGGCTTTGCACGCATCTCTGGGAGCACTATAAATATACAATGGACAAG GAGTTTCTCATGGATAAGGCTTATCCTTTGTTGGAAGGATGTGCACTGTTCCTGTTGGACTGGTTGATTGAAGGCCCTGATGGATACCTTGAAACCAATCCATCAACATCTCCCGAACATAGCTTTATTGCTCCCGATGGTAGGCCTGCTAGTGTGAGCTACTCAACAACAATGGACATGGCAATCATAAAGGAAGTGTTCTCTGgagttgttgctgctgctgag GTTCTGGGGTATTCCAATGGGGATCTTGTCAATAAAGTGCGTAAGGCTCAGACAAGGCTTCGTCCAATTAAACTAGCCATGGATGGTTCTATCATGGAGTGG GCACAAGATTTCAAGGATCCAGAAATACATCATCGCCATCTTTCTCACCTTTTTGGCCTGTTTCCGGGACACACAATAACTTTGGAACTTACTCCTGATCTCTGTACTGCTGCAGCGAAATCCCTCTATAAAAGAG GAGAGGATGGTCCAGGATGGTCTACAACATGGAAAATCGCTCTCTGGGCACGACTCTATAGCAGCGAGCATGCGTATCGGATGGTCAAACATTTGATTACCTTAGTGGATCCAGATCATGAGGTCTCCTTCCATGGAGGATTATATAGTAACTTATTTGCTGCACATCCTCCTTTCCAGATTGATGCTAACTTTGG TTTTATAGCAGCGGTTTCGGAGATGCTCGTGCAGAGCACTGTTAAGGATTTATACTTGCTTCCCGCTCTTCCCCGGGACAAATGGGGGAATGGTTGGGTGAAGGGACTGAAAGCACGGGGAGGGGTCACGGTCAACATCCGCTGGAGCGATGGAGACCTCAATGAAGTTGATGTGTGGTCGAAGGACTGGATCTCTCTTCACAAGTTGCACTATAAGGGAACTTCAGTGACAGTAGATATTGCATCTCATACAGTCTACACATTCGATGGACGGTTGAGACTCATGAAGACATGTTCCCTTTAG
- the LOC115735591 gene encoding alpha-L-fucosidase 2-like isoform X1, with translation MDPLIIGSDSSRWALRQTVIVLLSREFVRSCHVSFSAIIVRSFFGTMTCSFSFGGAKEVPRASYLTVASSSLPSQLALATGSSATVGPSKRGSILMERTDESEPLKVTFSGPAKHFTDAAPIGNGRLGAMVWGGVASELLQLNEDTLWTGTPGNYTDPHVPAALVHVRKLVDDGEYADATAAAVNLLGNPSEAYQLLGDLKLDFDDLHLTYTEQTYSRELDLDTATVRVGYYVGNVGFSREYFSSYPDQVIVMKISASKSGCVSFTVSLDSQLHYRSYVKGSSQIIMEGACPGKRIPPEVNDSDPKGIQFCSILDLKISEENGMVSVLDDKKLKVEASDWAILRLVAASSFDGPLTNPIDSKKDPTADAVHALKSIQNLSYLELYARHLSDYQNLFRRVSLKLRKSSSSSSAMGRASLATSEPSSITGLCNKENETGKISTADRIKSFAIDEDPFLVELLFQFGRYLLISCSRPGTQVANLQGIWNKDIAPKWDSAPHLNINLEMNYWPCLPCNLAECQEALFDFLSSLSVNGSKTAERMLQVNYGARGWVIHHKTDIWAKSSPVSGEVVWAMWAMGGAWLCTHLWEHYKYTMDKEFLMDKAYPLLEGCALFLLDWLIEGPDGYLETNPSTSPEHSFIAPDGRPASVSYSTTMDMAIIKEVFSGVVAAAEVLGYSNGDLVNKVRKAQTRLRPIKLAMDGSIMEWAQDFKDPEIHHRHLSHLFGLFPGHTITLELTPDLCTAAAKSLYKRGEDGPGWSTTWKIALWARLYSSEHAYRMVKHLITLVDPDHEVSFHGGLYSNLFAAHPPFQIDANFGFIAAVSEMLVQSTVKDLYLLPALPRDKWGNGWVKGLKARGGVTVNIRWSDGDLNEVDVWSKDWISLHKLHYKGTSVTVDIASHTVYTFDGRLRLMKTCSL, from the exons ATGGATCCACTAATCATCGGATCGGATTCGTCCCGATGGGCGCTCCGACAAACGGTCATTGTCCTCCTCTCACGAGAATTTGTCCGATCATGTCATGTCTCGTTCTCAGCAATT ATTGTACGTAGCTTCTTCGGGACGATGACGTGCTCTTTCTCCTTCGGAGGTGCAAAAGAAGTTCCACGTGCTTCATACCTTACGGTCGCCTCGTCCTCACTTCCTTCTCAACTAGCACTGGCCACTGGGTCTTCTGCGACCGTAGGGCCGAGCAAGAGAGGCTCTATCTTGATGGAGCGTACGGACGAGTCTGAGCCATTGAAGGTCACTTTCAGTGGACCCGCCAAGCATTTCACCGATGCTGCTCCGATCGGCAATGGCAGGCTCGGAGCCATGGTGTGGGGTGGCGTGGCCTCGGAACTTCTCCAGCTCAACG AGGATACTCTCTGGACTGGGACTCCGGGGAATTACACTGATCCTCATGTACCAGCAGCGTTAGTACATGTCAGGAAGCTCGTGGATGATGGTGAATATGCTGATGCTACTGCGGCAGCAGTCAATTTGCTAGGAAATCCTTCTGAA GCTTACCAACTTCTTGGGGACCTCAAGCTCGATTTTGATGATCTCCATCTTACATACACTGAACAAACATATAGCAGGGAACTAGATTTGGATACTGCTACTGTGAGAGTTGGATATTATGTAGGTAATGTAGGATTCTCAAGGGAGTATTTTTCATCTTATCCTGACCAAGTTATTGTGATGAAAATATCTGCAAGCAAATCAGGATGTGTTTCATTTACAGTGTCTCTAGACAGCCAGTTACACTATCGTTCATATGTCAAGGGAAGTAGCCAAATTATTATGGAGGGGGCTTGTCCTGGTAAAAGAATTCCCCCAGAAGTAAATGATAGTGATCCCAAAGGAATTCAGTTTTGCAGCATTCTTGATCTAAAGATTAGTGAGGAGAATGGCATGGTAAGTGTCTTGGAtgacaaaaaattgaaagttgaggCCTCAGATTGGGCTATTCTGCGCCTAGTGGCTGCTTCTTCGTTTGATGGACCTCTAACAAACCCTATAGATTCTAAAAAAGATCCCACTGCAGATGCAGTTCATGCACTAAAATCAATACAAAACCTTTCATACCTTGAGCTCTATGCACGCCATTTGAGTGACTACCAGAACCTTTTCCGACGTGTTTCACTTAAGTTAAGGAAAAGTTCCAGCTCTTCTAGTGCCATGGGACGTGCGTCTCTAGCAACTAGTGAACCTTCTTCAATTACTGGTCTTTGCAATAAGGAGAATGAGACTGGTAAAATATCTACTGCTGATAGGATTAAGTCTTTTGCAATTGATGAAGACCCTTTTCTGGTGGAGTTGCTATTCCAATTTGGTCGTTATTTACTTATTTCTTGCTCAAGGCCTGGAACCCAGGTGGCAAATCTACAAGGAATTTGGAACAAGGATATTGCACCAAAATGGGA TTCCGCTCCTCACTTGAACATCAATCTTGAAATGAACTATTGGCCTTGCCTTCCCTGCAATCTTGCTGAGTGCCAGGAggctttgtttgattttctttcctctttatcAGTGAATGGGAGTAAAACTGCAGAA AGAATGTTGCAGGTTAACTATGGGGCAAGAGGTTGGGTCATACACCATAAAACTGACATATGGGCAAAGTCATCGCCGGTTTCAGGTGAAGTTGTGTGGGCAATGTGGGCAATGGGTGGCGCATGGCTTTGCACGCATCTCTGGGAGCACTATAAATATACAATGGACAAG GAGTTTCTCATGGATAAGGCTTATCCTTTGTTGGAAGGATGTGCACTGTTCCTGTTGGACTGGTTGATTGAAGGCCCTGATGGATACCTTGAAACCAATCCATCAACATCTCCCGAACATAGCTTTATTGCTCCCGATGGTAGGCCTGCTAGTGTGAGCTACTCAACAACAATGGACATGGCAATCATAAAGGAAGTGTTCTCTGgagttgttgctgctgctgag GTTCTGGGGTATTCCAATGGGGATCTTGTCAATAAAGTGCGTAAGGCTCAGACAAGGCTTCGTCCAATTAAACTAGCCATGGATGGTTCTATCATGGAGTGG GCACAAGATTTCAAGGATCCAGAAATACATCATCGCCATCTTTCTCACCTTTTTGGCCTGTTTCCGGGACACACAATAACTTTGGAACTTACTCCTGATCTCTGTACTGCTGCAGCGAAATCCCTCTATAAAAGAG GAGAGGATGGTCCAGGATGGTCTACAACATGGAAAATCGCTCTCTGGGCACGACTCTATAGCAGCGAGCATGCGTATCGGATGGTCAAACATTTGATTACCTTAGTGGATCCAGATCATGAGGTCTCCTTCCATGGAGGATTATATAGTAACTTATTTGCTGCACATCCTCCTTTCCAGATTGATGCTAACTTTGG TTTTATAGCAGCGGTTTCGGAGATGCTCGTGCAGAGCACTGTTAAGGATTTATACTTGCTTCCCGCTCTTCCCCGGGACAAATGGGGGAATGGTTGGGTGAAGGGACTGAAAGCACGGGGAGGGGTCACGGTCAACATCCGCTGGAGCGATGGAGACCTCAATGAAGTTGATGTGTGGTCGAAGGACTGGATCTCTCTTCACAAGTTGCACTATAAGGGAACTTCAGTGACAGTAGATATTGCATCTCATACAGTCTACACATTCGATGGACGGTTGAGACTCATGAAGACATGTTCCCTTTAG